The proteins below are encoded in one region of Vespula pensylvanica isolate Volc-1 chromosome 4, ASM1446617v1, whole genome shotgun sequence:
- the LOC122628399 gene encoding monocarboxylate transporter 9-like isoform X1, with the protein MTTLTTNDVGEREKKDRNLTEIDQVICEVDDDITLEDLAPDGGWGWMVALAMIIVLVTTLGPASSFAIIFGDFLVTTGQTGTAMTLFNSVFMITFSISSLLTNALLKKYSMRPVGIAGAMFFSIPNVALAFVNNVYEMAFIFFLQGIGIGLLITICNTNFNAYFVKKRTRVMSLAQTITGMGGIAYPICIEKMMSMYGFRGTAALTGAFSLNCIAGMTMMHPVEWHARDPAEVRAERIREADERKSKELAISKRRSTIHVYQESVSTRRCSLRSLKDETSNEVPLLIDTYKNHAKKVASISELEGPRLRSSSLSAREALTRKFSALSASSLTNLASGVGAFTDIRHNRLDKITKVADQKKGDQHEEVQALTMSNMLSELLEMSLIKDRSFLNLCFGISFVFTSDFTFSSLLPLMLTNYGYDTSDAALAVMVGATAELISRILLAIFTVFVNVKARYLFFFAMIAMSFAKAGFLIFENTLMGALVMNAAIGMVRSWLLVPQPLVIIEDISIDKFASAYGIFAVVNGIVSIFVGPFIGFVKDWTDSYRVCQYAMLGMNSIFVIPWALQFIFVDLLKWRKERRNKIVSSSLK; encoded by the exons ATGACGACTTTAACGACTAATGACgtcggagagagagaaaaaaaagatcgaaatctGACGGAAATTGATCAAGTTATTTGTGAGGTGGACGATGATATTACATTGGAGGATCTGGCACCGGACGGTGGTTGGGGGTGGATGGTGGCTTTGGCGATGATCATCGTTCTT gTGACGACACTCGGACCGGCTTCGTCTTTCGCCATAATTTTCGGTGATTTTCTCGTGACTACTGGTCAGACTGGAACTGCCATGACGCTCTTTAATTCCGTCTTCATGATCACTTTCTCCATCTCTA gTTTACTAACGAATGCattattgaagaaatattcgatgagACCAGTTGGAATCGCGGGTGCAATGTTCTTCTCCATACCAAACGTCGCATTGGCATTCGTTAATAATGTCTACGAAATGGCattcatattctttcttcaaGGGATTGGAATAGGTCTTCTTATTACGATATGTAACACGAATTTCAACGCTTACTTCGTGAAGAAACGTACTCGA GTAATGAGCCTGGCTCAAACGATCACCGGTATGGGTGGCATCGCTTATCCCATTTGTATTGAAAAAATGATGTCAATGTACGGTTTTCGag GAACCGCGGCGTTGACAGGTGCTTTCAGTTTGAATTGCATCGCCGGTATGACGATGATGCATCCGGTCGAGTGGCATGCCAGAGATCCGGCGGAGGTTCGTGCAGAGAGAATTCGCGAGGCTGAtgagagaaaatcgaaagaactCGCTATATCGAAGCGACGTTCGACCATTCATGTCTATCAAGAGTCTGTATCGACCAGGAGATGCAGTTTACGTAGTTTAAAGGATGAGACTTCCAACGAGGTTCCTCTGCTAATCGATACTTACAAG aatCATGCAAAAAAAGTTGCATCGATTTCCGAGCTTGAAGGTCCTCGCTTGAGATCGTCGTCCTTGTCGGCACGGGAAGCTTTGACTAGAAAATTCTCTGCCCTCTCGGCATCGAGCTTGACAAACTTGGCGAGTGGTGTCGGGGCTTTTACAGATATCAGACACAATCGTTTGGATAAAATCACCAAGGTGGCCGATCAAAAGAAAGGAGACCAACACGAAGAAGTTCAGGCATT AACAATGTCTAATATGTTATCCGAACTTTTGGAGATGTCTCTGATAAAAGATCGCTCGTTTTTGAATCTATGTTTCGGCATCAGTTTCGTTTTTACGAGCGATTTTACGTTTAGTTCACTACTGCCATTAATGTTGACCAATTATGGATATGATACAAGCGATGCTGCTTTGGCTGTTATGGTTGGTGCTACAGCCGAATTGATTTCAAGAATTTTACTTGCTATTTTCACCGTTTTCGTCAATGTCAAAGCCAGatacttgtttttctttgccaTGATTGCAATGTCGTTCGCTAAAGCAG gatttttaattttcgaaaataccTTGATGGGCGCATTAGTAATGAACGCAGCGATTGGAATGGTTCGTTCTTGGCTTCTAGTTCCTCAACCGTTAGTTATCATAGAGGACATTAGCATCGACAAATTTGCATCTGCTTATGGTATTTTTGCGGTTGTCAACGGTATCGTCTCGATTTTTGTAGGTCCCTTTATCG GATTTGTTAAGGATTGGACCGACAGCTACCGAGTTTGTCAGTACGCTATGTTAGGAATGAATTCCATTTTCGTCATTCCATGGGCTTTGCAGTTTATTTTCGTAGATCTTTTAAAATGGAGGAAGGAGCGACGAAACAAAATTGTATCATCCTCCCTTAAATAA
- the LOC122628399 gene encoding uncharacterized protein LOC122628399 isoform X2, whose translation MLPVTTLGPASSFAIIFGDFLVTTGQTGTAMTLFNSVFMITFSISSLLTNALLKKYSMRPVGIAGAMFFSIPNVALAFVNNVYEMAFIFFLQGIGIGLLITICNTNFNAYFVKKRTRVMSLAQTITGMGGIAYPICIEKMMSMYGFRGTAALTGAFSLNCIAGMTMMHPVEWHARDPAEVRAERIREADERKSKELAISKRRSTIHVYQESVSTRRCSLRSLKDETSNEVPLLIDTYKNHAKKVASISELEGPRLRSSSLSAREALTRKFSALSASSLTNLASGVGAFTDIRHNRLDKITKVADQKKGDQHEEVQALTMSNMLSELLEMSLIKDRSFLNLCFGISFVFTSDFTFSSLLPLMLTNYGYDTSDAALAVMVGATAELISRILLAIFTVFVNVKARYLFFFAMIAMSFAKAGFLIFENTLMGALVMNAAIGMVRSWLLVPQPLVIIEDISIDKFASAYGIFAVVNGIVSIFVGPFIGFVKDWTDSYRVCQYAMLGMNSIFVIPWALQFIFVDLLKWRKERRNKIVSSSLK comes from the exons ATGTTGCCG gTGACGACACTCGGACCGGCTTCGTCTTTCGCCATAATTTTCGGTGATTTTCTCGTGACTACTGGTCAGACTGGAACTGCCATGACGCTCTTTAATTCCGTCTTCATGATCACTTTCTCCATCTCTA gTTTACTAACGAATGCattattgaagaaatattcgatgagACCAGTTGGAATCGCGGGTGCAATGTTCTTCTCCATACCAAACGTCGCATTGGCATTCGTTAATAATGTCTACGAAATGGCattcatattctttcttcaaGGGATTGGAATAGGTCTTCTTATTACGATATGTAACACGAATTTCAACGCTTACTTCGTGAAGAAACGTACTCGA GTAATGAGCCTGGCTCAAACGATCACCGGTATGGGTGGCATCGCTTATCCCATTTGTATTGAAAAAATGATGTCAATGTACGGTTTTCGag GAACCGCGGCGTTGACAGGTGCTTTCAGTTTGAATTGCATCGCCGGTATGACGATGATGCATCCGGTCGAGTGGCATGCCAGAGATCCGGCGGAGGTTCGTGCAGAGAGAATTCGCGAGGCTGAtgagagaaaatcgaaagaactCGCTATATCGAAGCGACGTTCGACCATTCATGTCTATCAAGAGTCTGTATCGACCAGGAGATGCAGTTTACGTAGTTTAAAGGATGAGACTTCCAACGAGGTTCCTCTGCTAATCGATACTTACAAG aatCATGCAAAAAAAGTTGCATCGATTTCCGAGCTTGAAGGTCCTCGCTTGAGATCGTCGTCCTTGTCGGCACGGGAAGCTTTGACTAGAAAATTCTCTGCCCTCTCGGCATCGAGCTTGACAAACTTGGCGAGTGGTGTCGGGGCTTTTACAGATATCAGACACAATCGTTTGGATAAAATCACCAAGGTGGCCGATCAAAAGAAAGGAGACCAACACGAAGAAGTTCAGGCATT AACAATGTCTAATATGTTATCCGAACTTTTGGAGATGTCTCTGATAAAAGATCGCTCGTTTTTGAATCTATGTTTCGGCATCAGTTTCGTTTTTACGAGCGATTTTACGTTTAGTTCACTACTGCCATTAATGTTGACCAATTATGGATATGATACAAGCGATGCTGCTTTGGCTGTTATGGTTGGTGCTACAGCCGAATTGATTTCAAGAATTTTACTTGCTATTTTCACCGTTTTCGTCAATGTCAAAGCCAGatacttgtttttctttgccaTGATTGCAATGTCGTTCGCTAAAGCAG gatttttaattttcgaaaataccTTGATGGGCGCATTAGTAATGAACGCAGCGATTGGAATGGTTCGTTCTTGGCTTCTAGTTCCTCAACCGTTAGTTATCATAGAGGACATTAGCATCGACAAATTTGCATCTGCTTATGGTATTTTTGCGGTTGTCAACGGTATCGTCTCGATTTTTGTAGGTCCCTTTATCG GATTTGTTAAGGATTGGACCGACAGCTACCGAGTTTGTCAGTACGCTATGTTAGGAATGAATTCCATTTTCGTCATTCCATGGGCTTTGCAGTTTATTTTCGTAGATCTTTTAAAATGGAGGAAGGAGCGACGAAACAAAATTGTATCATCCTCCCTTAAATAA
- the LOC122628400 gene encoding cytochrome P450 4g15-like — translation MEVVPVASSFLSILGFYPLVTVIVVLTIIYHYMETSRLVKYGRKLPGPPTVPFFGNALLVRNIQPKDVLPTLLKMDIYGPTVRAFLGSKLFVFLTDPRDVEIILSSHVHVTKSPEYRFFKPWLGDGLLISNGQKWYSHRKIIAPAFHISVLKSFVPLFYENSWTLVKRLRDQVGKEFDCHDYLSAITVDILMETAMGVRGIQKEKNSFEYAMAVMKMCNIIHLRQYKLLLRFDTYFNWTKYGIEQKKLLNIIHGLTTRLIKQKKAEILDSHSMVSTEISQTDKEKTDKINKNKDDKPEKKYTKLHYVKDDLDEIDENDIGEKRRMAFLDQMLELARTGTNLTEEEIKEEVDTIMFEGHDTTAAGSSFVLCILGAHQDIQEQVMEELNEIFKGSDRPCTFQDTIEMKYLERVILETLRLFPPVPAIARVLNEDVQLASNNNILPSGCRIIIPPYKIHRMPEFYSNPEKFNPDNFLPEKMQQRHYYSFIPFSAGPRSCVGRKYALLKLKVLISTILRNYKILADVSEEDFQLQVDIILKRTDGFKIKIEPRQKIVQ, via the exons ATGGAAGTAGTCCCAGTTGCATcgtcttttttatcaattttggGATTTTATCCCTTGGTGACAGTAATCGTCGTTCTAACTATAATTTACCACTATATGGAAACATCACGACTTGTTAAATATGGAAGAAAACTTCCAg GACCTCCAACTGTTCCGTTTTTTGGAAACGCATTGCTAGTAAGAAATATTCAGCCAAAAGATGTCCTACCAACATTGTTAAAGATGGATATTTACGGACCCACTGTTCGTGCTTTCTTAGGATCGAAGTTATTCGTATTTCTCACGGATCCGCGTGATGTCGAAATCATTCTCAGCAGTCATGTTCACGTAACCAAATCTCCGGAATACAG ATTTTTCAAGCCGTGGTTAGGCGATGGTTTATTAATTAGCAACGGTCAAAAATGGTACTCTCACAGGAAAATTATAGCACCCGCATTTCATATTAGTGTATTAAAATCGTTTGTACCATTATTTTACGAGAATAGCTGGACTTTGGTAAAAAGATTACGAGATCAAGTTGGCAAAGAGTTTGATTGTCACGATTATTTGTCGGCAATAACGGTCGATATTTTAATGGAAACCGCTATGGGTGTTAGAGGAATTCAAAAGGAGAAGAACAGTTTCGAATACGCCATGGCTGTAATGAA AATGTGCAATATTATCCATCTAAGGCAATACAAGTTGTTGTTAAGATTCGACACATACTTCAATTGGACGAAGTATGggatcgaacaaaaaaaactTTTGAACATAATTCACGGTCTGACAACACgattgataaaacaaaaaaaagcagaaattCTGGATTCACATTCAATGGTATCTACCGAGATATCTCAAactgataaagaaaaaacggacaagattaataagaataaagatgataaaccggaaaaaaaatatacaaaattgcATTACGTTAAGGATGATCTCGacgaaatcgatgaaaatgatataggagagaaaagacgTATGGCTTTCTTGGATCAGATGCTCGAGCTCGCGAGAACGGGTACTAATCTTACCGAAGaggaaattaaagaagaagtcGACACCATAATGTTCGAG GGTCACGATACTACGGCAGCAGGTTCCAGCTTCGTTCTCTGTATCTTGGGAGCTCATCAAGATATTCAA GAGCAAGTTATGGAAGAATTAAATGAGATATTCAAAGGATCAGATAGACCATGCACATTTCAAGATActattgaaatgaaatatttagaaagagTTATTTTAGAAACCTTGCGACTTTTCCCACCGGTCCCAGCTATAGCGAGAGTTCTTAACGAAGACGTACAACTAg CCagcaataacaatattttaccTTCGGGATGTAGAATCATAATACCACCTTATAAAATTCATCGCATGCcagaattttattcaaatccGGAGAAATTTAATCCAGATAACTTTTTACCAGAAAAAATGCAACAGagacattattattctttcatacCTTTCAGCGCAGGTCCCAG atccTGCGTGGGACGTAAGTACGCATTATTAAAGCTAAAAGTACTTATATCAACAATTCTAAGAAACTATAAGATTCTAGCCGATGTGTCTGAAGAAGATTTTCAACTACAGgttgatattattttgaagAGAACTGATggtttcaaaataaaaatcgagcCACGCCAAAAAATTGTTCAATAA
- the LOC122628402 gene encoding cytochrome c-like, protein MGNAENGKSLFMKYCSTCHTFDKDGKHKIGPNLFGIVGRSCATKPGFSYTEHMKKKSCTWDEDTLNIYLENPKKFVPGTKMVFGGIKKSEERADLIAFLKTLK, encoded by the exons ATGGGCAACGCCGAAAATGGAAAgtcattatttatgaaatactGTTCAACCTGTCATACATTCGATAAAGATGGCAAACATAAAATAGGTCCTAATCTTTTTGGGATCGTAGGCAGATCATGTGCCA CCAAGCCTGGATTCTCGTACACGGAacatatgaaaaagaaatcttgtaCATGGGATGAAGATACTTTGAACATTTATTTGGAGAATCCGAAGAAATTTGTACCAGGTACAAAAATGGTATTCGGTGGCATAAAGAAAAGTGAAGAGCGAGCAGACCTAATAGCATTTTTAAAGACATTAAAATAA